A genomic stretch from Nitrospinota bacterium includes:
- a CDS encoding ABC transporter ATP-binding protein yields MSKILEVKNLSVYYGTVGALEDVSFSVNKGEIVSLLGPNGAGKSTALKAICGLVPIRKGKICFQDKSINGLTPDRLVKKGLCLVPEGRRVFTTMTVLENLEMGAFTLSRGKSPELQGRLEKVFHLFPILRERKKQKAGTLSSGEQQMLAIGRALMLKPALLLLDEPSLGLSPNYVEGVFEKLVDINKDGTSILLVEQNAFKALEICHRGYIFEIGKIAIEGEKENLVKNENIKKVFLGV; encoded by the coding sequence ATGAGCAAAATCCTTGAAGTAAAAAACCTCTCTGTCTATTACGGAACAGTAGGAGCATTAGAGGATGTGTCCTTTTCTGTAAATAAGGGAGAAATTGTCTCTCTTTTGGGGCCTAATGGCGCTGGCAAATCAACCGCCCTAAAAGCTATTTGCGGACTTGTCCCTATAAGAAAGGGAAAGATATGTTTCCAAGATAAAAGCATTAATGGATTGACTCCTGATAGATTGGTAAAAAAGGGTCTTTGTCTTGTCCCTGAAGGCAGAAGAGTATTTACGACGATGACGGTTCTTGAGAACCTTGAGATGGGGGCGTTCACCTTATCCAGAGGAAAAAGTCCAGAACTCCAGGGCAGATTAGAAAAAGTCTTTCATTTATTCCCTATCCTCAGGGAGAGAAAAAAGCAAAAAGCAGGCACTCTTTCCAGCGGTGAACAGCAGATGCTGGCCATCGGAAGGGCGCTAATGCTTAAACCCGCGCTTCTTCTTTTAGATGAACCATCTTTAGGGCTTTCCCCAAATTATGTAGAGGGGGTTTTTGAAAAGTTAGTCGATATAAACAAGGATGGGACCTCTATCCTTCTTGTTGAACAAAATGCCTTCAAGGCTCTTGAGATATGTCACAGAGGATATATTTTTGAAATAGGAAAAATTGCCATTGAAGGAGAAAAAGAAAATCTTGTTAAAAATGAGAATATTAAAAAGGTTTTTCTGGGTGTATAA
- a CDS encoding ATP-binding cassette domain-containing protein, producing KEEKQNILKAEEILKFTGLIEKRNVLAEHLSHGQRKLLELARILALEPALFLLDEPFAGLFPETKRTMLNLIRNLKERGKTILFIEHDMNSVMGVAEKVIVLNYGKKIAEGKPEEVRNNEEVLNAYLGKRRV from the coding sequence AAAAGAGGAGAAACAAAATATTCTTAAAGCAGAAGAGATTTTAAAGTTTACAGGCTTAATTGAAAAAAGGAATGTATTGGCTGAGCATCTCTCCCACGGCCAGAGAAAACTCTTAGAGTTAGCCAGAATCCTGGCCCTTGAGCCAGCGCTTTTCCTTCTGGATGAACCTTTTGCCGGTCTTTTCCCTGAGACAAAAAGAACTATGCTCAATCTCATAAGGAATCTCAAGGAACGAGGTAAAACCATTCTTTTTATTGAGCATGATATGAATTCAGTGATGGGGGTTGCTGAGAAGGTCATTGTCCTTAATTACGGAAAAAAGATTGCCGAGGGAAAGCCTGAAGAAGTGAGAAATAATGAAGAGGTCTTAAACGCCTATCTAGGAAAAAGAAGAGTATGA